gagatgaaAGGAGTCTCCCCttcccagcagttaagagctcacactgttctcccagagggcaccatgactaaggcaactcttataaagacaaacatttaattggggctggcttacagttacCATTAACGTCATGCTGGGAAGCGTGGTATcgtccagacagacatggtgctggaagagctgagaattcaacatcttgatccaaagggaGTGCCTGGAgactggcctctgcaggcagccaggaggcgGCCCTCTTCCACACTGGTTGGAGCCTGAGCTTAGGAGGTGACTTCAAAcaccatccccacagtgacatacttcttccaacaaggccacatataCTAATAgagccacttcccatgggccagcgcatattcaaaccactacgcaaggcaagcactttactgagctcTTTCaccctctatttctttttctaaatagcAAGCTCAGCCTTTGATGTCGTGGATCCTTACAAACCCAAACACTACATTTTAGAGCTTAAACCAGAATGGCCTGCTGAGTTACTGCTAAAGCACCTCACACACCCTTGCTCCAGCAGGACACATTTACACAGAAGTGAAGGTCTTATCTAGGCAGAGTGCAATAATATGGTTCCGTCTAAATTAGACTTATAATTCCCAAATACATACTTCTGTCATTTAGGAATGAGATGAACCCTGCTCACATCACACACAGCACGAGGCAGGCAGTGTCACTCAAGCCACACCCCGTGCTTCAGGCTTCTGGCTGCACCTTTGATCTTGGCCAGCTTTGAAATTCTACAGCTGCATTCACTCAAAGAACCTGCTACAGTTAAAGGTTTGCTCCCCAAATGCTGTTTGCTAAAAACTGATTTCCAGTGTGGTAGGATGGCTATGAGGTTGGCTTAGTGGAAGGCGACTGACCGACCTTGGAACCATCACGCTCAGGGCTTAATGCCACCTTTGAGAGCAGGTTGTCACAAAGTGGGTGTGCCTCCTCCCTTCACTCTCGCTTCCACTTTTTTGCTCGTCCAATCTTTAGTTAAAAAATGATGACATCACTTCCCTCTCCAACCCCTCCCGTGTCTCCCCTCTTGAACCGATGGcctttttattattcttacaCAGATATTATGCACAGGGAAATGGAGGTGTAAATGTTTATGTATGACCTGCTGAGTCTGCTTGGTGCTGCTTGTGAGTTTGTGATTGTAGGGCTGGGAACTTTGTATTGGGTAACCAACGAGGGGACACCTTTTGAGGGAGAATTACTCTCTATCTCAGCAGTCACTAGTTGCCTAGGGGTGGGACTCCTGCCCCCACCCAAGGAATTTCCTGTTAGCCTGTCTACTGGTATTGTTCAGATATTCTTTGGACAGCCATGTATTGTTGAGGTATTGTGGGTGTAGCTTCCCTAGCACTTCTGAGACAAAATCTCACAGCAAGTTTCCTGGCCTTGtggttcttattttctttctgcccCTACTTCCAAGTGGTTCTGTGACCTCATGAGCAGGAGCTGCAGTGTGGGTGTATTGCTCCCACAGGAGggaatcatgcctggtactagaaatcTAACCGATAGCTAGTGAGGTCATGGGACACAGAGGGAAACTTCTGTGACCACACACTAGATCTCTGTAATTTCTAACTGCATCCCAGCATGTATCCTACCACAGCTAAGTGCAGCTCTTACTCAACATCAAAGACGCTTCTCTTTGCAGCCAAGAGACCATTATAGGAAACCAGAACTGGTCTACAGGTATTGcttgagacacggtctcactacagtcttggctggcctagaattcaatatgtagaccatggctttgaactcataaggcatctacttgcctctgcctctcaagtgccaggattaagcACCTGGTTCTTGCTTCCTATCTTGCCTGTGACCTCTTCCACCACTGACATAAAAACTGTGTGAGGATCCTACAGGAGATCCTCAGGAGATATACTGCCCTCCCATGGACTCCTCAGAACTTAGAAACAAGAAAAACCTCCTTGCCCAAAAAGCTATCCAAGCCTTGGGTACTTTTTTACAGCAACACAGGACTGACTATTACACAGCCTCTCACATctatagaattcaatgagaaaGCAGTTAAAGAAGGCAACAGTTTCTACAAGGAGATAATGACACTGTTAGTGTTTCAAACAATGCCATTCTTGCTCACTGTGGAGTAAAATCCCTAGGGAACAAAGGGAGAGAACTGAACCAAGTGATAACACCAGGACTCCAACGGCAGAAATGACTGGATTTAACATTCACTTTAATGAGAACAGTCTCCTCAGTAAGTGCATCTATGAGCTGAAGCTGTGTGGCGTCAGGACTTTGCTTCCTGCTCCACAGGCTTCAGATGCCACTGCACGACCAACTCCCCAGTGCTTTTGAGGCATGTGCTGGACATGGTCTCTTCTGTGGGAAGTCCCTGTGGCAGCTTCAGGGGCTGGATTCGTATCAAGTGTTTAACCACTTTCAGCTTTGCATTCACTGATGGGATGTTCTTGTGAATCTGAGGGCTGTGTGCCTAGGAACAAGAGGAGCAATGTCACAGGCCAATTTAAAAGGCAGTGGTACCATTTCAGGAAAACATCACACTGGACCATCCTTGTACACTAACTTATAAATAGATCACACTAAATGACACATTTATACATAAGAGATAGCAAATGCATACAGTGTTGACTTTAAAGTATGAGCCTGCAGCCGATGAGACTCAGGTGGCAGTCAGGATCGCTGCATACCTTCTGTAGTCCGAGCATCTTGATCGTATCTTTTTCCCAGTATGGACGCCTCTTTGTACTTTTTATTCTTGTAACAATGTGCAGTTTATGAGGGTTCTGGGGGTCCCCACCATATTTTTCATGATCTTCAGGTCTAGGCTGAAACACCTAGGAAAAGAGAATTATGACTGGTAACTCTCCCAACTTACAGTTTTTATACATAGCCTGTGCCTTTAAAACTGGACAGAACTGTGCAAAAGTTTATGATGATCCCACTTGTAATCTTTCTGTCGTCCGTCCTCAACCTCAGCCTGAACAGTTCAGAACCTGAGAATTACACACTTTAGCTTCAGGTTTTTAGAACGGGACACCCAGACAGCGCTGTTACTATACAATCTGCCCAGAGCTGAAAAACTCCCATTCTGAAATTGCGGTTACTTGGCCAATGTCGCCCTCTGTGTTCCATCACTGCAGGTGACGCTGGAGAGGGCTCAGCAGCGAGGAGCTCTGCTCTTTAGTAGAGGACCCGGGCTGGGGTCCTAGCACTGCATGTTACTCAGTCACCCACTCTAGTTCCCAGGAGCTGCTACTGCcgtctgacctccatgggcaccagcactcacatgatacacatacatacaggcagccaaggcactctcacacacaaaataagcatttaaatctccaaaaataaaataaataaaaatatagtaggGGAAGAAACCTGTACAAAAACATTCCCATCCAACAAAATGACCTCTCCAGCAGCTTGACAAGGCTAAATGGTCTTTACTGTTTAATTGTACTCCCAAATATCTTCCCAACACACCAAAACTAGCAGCCATACCGAGTACACATGTACTTGTGCAGCTTCATTCTTGCCCCAAGCTGGAAGGTGAGCACATAAACTACACAACTACATAAACCCGCACATGGACTGTCACCATGAAAAGATCTGTAAGAACCTAATGTACAGACTGTATGATTCTAACCATGTGGGATCCTGGGAAAGGTAAAACCAGAAAGTGAGTAAAAAGGTTGCTCTGGTCAGATGTGGGAGGCAGGCGCAGTGACATGTAGGGCAGTGCACGATCCTGTGTGACACTGCAGTAATGAATACATGATCTTACACATTTGCCAAAACCCACAGCATGATACACAGCATGCAGAATGACCCCAGTGTACACTACAGCCTGCAGTCATGTCCGCGCTGTTTCATCTATGTTAACAGTTGCTTTATATCAATGTAAAATGGGAAACTGTGATGGAGAGAGGAGGCCTCCACGCTTTCTGATCATTTTCTTCTGTATCATTaaactgttttattaaataaaattcaattaacttaaaagcaagtaagtcaaacaaaataaaaatgacaacagACCAAAAGAGAGCTTCGTCTGTGTGGTTGATGCAGGAAGTGAGAATGGAGTCACACAGGGGCAGCCTCAACTCACACAGGGGCAGCCTCAACTCACCATCTTCTCAGGATGATGGTGATTAAAACACAGTATGTAAAAGGAGAACCACAAGCTGAATACACAGGACAGGAAGTAATAGGAGCCCATGCCTATGAACCCAGCGGGGCAAGGAGCAAAGGTCAGCATCCTACAGTGCTTCCAGGTCCAcactatctctgtctatacacacttccaggtctacactatctctgtctatatacacttccaggtctacactatctctgtctatacacacttccaggtccacactatctctgtctatacacacttccaggtccacactatctctgtctatacacacttccaggtctacactatctctgtctatacacacttccaggtctacactatctctgtctatacacacttccaggtccacactatctctgtctatacacacttccaggtccacactatctctgtctatacacacttccaggtccacactatctctgtctatacacacttccaggtccacactatctctgtctatacacacttccaggtctacactatctctgtctatacacacttccaggtccacactatctctgtctatacacacttCCAGGTCTACACTATCTCTGTGTATACACACTTCCAGGTCCACACTATCTGTCTATACACACTTCCAGGTCCAcactatctctgtctatacacacttccaggtccacactatctctgtctatacacacttCCGGGTCCACACTATCTGTCTATACACACTTCCAGGTCCAcactatctctgtctatacacacttCCAGGTCTACACTATCTGTCTATACACACTTCCAGGTCCAcactatctctgtctatacacacttCCAGGTCCACACTATCTCTGTCTATTCACACTTCCAGGTCTAcactatctctgtctatacacacttccaggtccacaccatctctgtctatacacacttCCAAGTCTAcactatctctgtctatacacacttccaggtctacactatctctgtctatacacacttccaggtctacactatctctgtctatacacacttCCAGGTCCACACTATCTGTCTATACACACTTCCAGGTCTAcactatctctgtctatacacacttccaggtctacaccatctctgtctatacacacttccaggtctacactatctctgtctatacacacttccaggtccacaccatctctgtctatacacacttccaggtctacactatctctgtctatacacacttCCAGGTCCACACTATCTGTCTATACACACTTCCAGGTCTAcactatctctgtctatacacacttccaggtccacactatctctgtctatacacacttccaggtctacactatctctgtctatacacacttCCAGGTCTACACTATCTGTCTATACACACTTCCAGGTCCAcactatctctgtctatacacacttccaggtccacactatctctgtctatacacacttccaggtccacactatctctgtctatacacacttccaggtccacactatctctgtctatacacacttccaggtccacactatctctgtctatacacacttccaggtccacactatctctgtctatacacacttCCAGGTCCACACTATCTGTCTATACACACTTCCAGGTCCAcactatctctgtctatacacacttccaggtccacactatctctgtctatacacacttccaggtctacactatctctgtctatacacacttccaggtctacactatctctgtctatacacacttccaggtccacactatctctgtctatacacacttccaggtccacactatctctgtctatacaAACTTCCAGGTCTACACTATCTGTCTATACACACTTCCAGGTCTAcactatctctgtctatacacacttccaggtccacactatctctgtctatacacacttccaggtccacactatctctgtctatacacacttccaggtccacactatctctgtctatacacacttCCAGGTCCACACTATCTGTCTATACACACTTCCAGGTCCAcactatctctgtctatacacacttCCAGGTCCACACTATCTGTCTATACACACTTCCAGGTCCAcactatctctgtctatacacacttccaggtccacactatctctgtctatacacacttccaggtctacactatctctgtctatacacacttccaggtccacactatgtgtatatgtacttcCAAGTCTATGCTATATCATACAACTTAAGAAAAACTTACACTAGCAGGCTGTGAGCTGGCACTAAGCATAGAGTGTTTGCTGCCATGCCTGATGTCTGATGACTTAAGCTCCACTTTCCAGGAATCCCatgacaggagagaactgactacaGAATTGTCTTCTAGGCTTCCTCATACAAAACCAGGACAActgcacacacaggtgtgcacaaagaaacacagacacaatgCAACACACAATGTAATAAATTTACAAATA
The nucleotide sequence above comes from Arvicanthis niloticus isolate mArvNil1 chromosome 17, mArvNil1.pat.X, whole genome shotgun sequence. Encoded proteins:
- the Mrpl30 gene encoding large ribosomal subunit protein uL30m: MAGVLRSVFQRPPGRLQTVKKGAESLIGTEWIRHKFTRSRIPDKVFQPRPEDHEKYGGDPQNPHKLHIVTRIKSTKRRPYWEKDTIKMLGLQKAHSPQIHKNIPSVNAKLKVVKHLIRIQPLKLPQGLPTEETMSSTCLKSTGELVVQWHLKPVEQEAKS